A region from the Mycobacterium heidelbergense genome encodes:
- a CDS encoding virulence factor Mce family protein — protein MRTLEPPNRLRIGIMGILVTALVIGVGQSFTSVPMLFAKPSYYGQFTDTGGINTGDKVRIAGMDVGKVEGLKIDGDHIVLKFSIGAETIGTESRLAIKTDTILGKKILEIEARGDRPLEPGATLPLGQSTTPYQIYDAFFDVTKAASGWDIDTVKQSLHVLSQTIDQTYPHLSAALDGVAKFSDTIGKRDEEIKHLLAQANQVASVLGDRSDQVDRLLVNAKTLLAAFNERGQAINALLANVAAFSQQVKGLINDNPNLNHVLEQLRTVSDILVERKDDVAAGLVEVGKFLPSLNEAIASGPFFKVVLHNLAFYQILQPWVDAAFKKRGIDPENFWRGAGLPEYRWPDPNGTRFPNGAPPPAPPVLEGTPDHPGPAVPPGSPCSYAPANPGGNVTVGDEGLPRPWNPLPCAGATVGPFGGPGFPAPIDVDASPPNPAGLPPTPGIPIAGRPGQPAPNVPGTPVPLPAEAPPGARTENLAPAGPTPPPSTFAPGLPPGPPAPPGPGNQLPAPFINPGGTGGSGAAGGGSQN, from the coding sequence ATGAGAACGCTCGAACCTCCCAACCGGCTGCGCATCGGGATCATGGGCATCCTCGTGACGGCCCTCGTCATCGGCGTGGGCCAAAGCTTCACGAGCGTCCCGATGCTGTTCGCCAAGCCCAGCTACTACGGGCAGTTCACCGATACGGGCGGAATCAACACGGGCGACAAGGTGCGCATCGCCGGCATGGACGTCGGCAAGGTCGAGGGCCTCAAGATCGACGGGGACCACATCGTACTGAAGTTCTCGATCGGCGCCGAAACCATCGGCACCGAGAGCCGGCTGGCGATCAAGACGGACACCATCCTCGGCAAGAAGATCCTCGAGATCGAGGCGCGGGGCGACCGGCCGCTGGAGCCCGGCGCCACCCTGCCGCTGGGTCAAAGCACGACGCCCTATCAGATCTACGACGCCTTCTTCGACGTCACCAAGGCGGCCAGCGGCTGGGACATCGACACGGTCAAGCAGTCACTGCACGTGTTGTCGCAGACCATCGACCAGACCTACCCGCACCTGAGCGCCGCGCTCGACGGGGTGGCGAAGTTCTCCGACACGATCGGCAAGCGCGACGAGGAGATCAAGCACCTGCTCGCCCAGGCCAACCAGGTGGCCAGCGTGCTGGGTGACCGCAGCGACCAGGTCGACCGGCTGCTGGTCAACGCCAAGACGCTGCTGGCCGCGTTCAACGAACGCGGCCAGGCCATCAACGCGTTGCTGGCCAACGTCGCGGCGTTCTCGCAGCAGGTGAAGGGGCTCATCAACGACAACCCGAACCTGAACCACGTGCTGGAGCAGCTGCGCACGGTCAGCGACATCCTGGTCGAGCGCAAGGACGACGTGGCGGCCGGGCTCGTCGAGGTGGGCAAGTTCCTCCCGTCGCTGAACGAGGCCATCGCGTCGGGGCCATTCTTCAAGGTGGTCCTGCACAACCTGGCCTTCTATCAGATTCTGCAGCCGTGGGTCGACGCGGCGTTCAAGAAGCGCGGCATCGACCCGGAGAACTTCTGGCGCGGCGCCGGGCTGCCGGAATACCGCTGGCCCGACCCCAACGGCACCCGGTTCCCCAACGGCGCGCCGCCGCCGGCGCCCCCGGTGCTGGAAGGCACCCCGGATCACCCGGGACCCGCCGTCCCGCCCGGGTCGCCGTGCTCCTACGCGCCGGCGAATCCCGGCGGCAACGTCACCGTCGGCGACGAGGGCCTGCCGCGGCCGTGGAACCCGCTGCCCTGCGCGGGGGCGACGGTCGGCCCGTTCGGCGGCCCGGGCTTCCCCGCGCCGATCGACGTCGACGCCTCGCCGCCCAACCCCGCCGGCCTGCCGCCCACGCCGGGCATCCCGATCGCGGGGCGGCCGGGCCAGCCGGCCCCCAACGTCCCGGGCACCCCGGTGCCGCTTCCGGCGGAGGCGCCGCCGGGCGCGCGCACCGAGAACCTGGCGCCGGCCGGCCCGACCCCGCCGCCGTCGACGTTCGCCCCGGGCCTGCCGCCCGGCCCACCGGCCCCGCCCGGGCCCGGGAACCAGCTGCCGGCGCCGTTCATCAACCCCGGCGGCACCGGCGGTAGCGGCGCGGCGGGAGGGGGTAGCCAGAATTGA
- a CDS encoding virulence factor Mce family protein has protein sequence MKITGTLVRLGAFSLVLLLFTVMIIVVFGQMRFDRTYGYSAEFSNVSGLRQGQFVRASGVEIGKVSSVHLIDGGKRVRVDFNVDRAVPLYQSTTAQIRYLDLIGNRYLELKRGEGEGADRVLPPGGFIPLARTSPALDLDALIGGFKPLFRALDPQKVNTIASALVTVFQGQGGTINDILDQTAQLTSQLGERDRAIGEVVKNLNIVLDTTVRHRKDFDQTINNLEVLITGLKDHGDQLAGGTAHISNAAGTVADLLGEDRSLLHKTLNYLDAVQQPLIDQRQQLTDYLHKVPTALNMIGRGIGSYGDFVNFYACDVTLKINGLQSGGPVRTVRLFQQPTGRCTPQ, from the coding sequence ATGAAAATCACCGGTACCCTCGTCCGACTCGGCGCCTTCTCGCTGGTGCTGCTGCTGTTCACCGTGATGATCATCGTGGTGTTCGGCCAGATGCGCTTCGACCGCACCTACGGCTACTCGGCGGAGTTCAGCAACGTCAGCGGGCTGCGGCAGGGCCAGTTCGTCCGCGCCTCGGGGGTGGAGATCGGCAAGGTCAGCTCGGTGCACCTGATCGACGGCGGCAAGCGGGTGCGGGTGGATTTCAACGTCGACCGCGCGGTGCCGCTGTACCAGTCGACGACCGCACAGATCCGCTACCTCGACCTGATCGGCAACCGCTACCTGGAGCTCAAACGCGGCGAGGGAGAAGGGGCCGACCGGGTCCTGCCGCCGGGCGGCTTCATCCCGCTGGCGCGGACGTCGCCCGCGCTCGACCTCGACGCGCTGATCGGCGGCTTCAAGCCGCTGTTTCGGGCGCTGGACCCGCAGAAGGTCAACACCATCGCGTCGGCCCTGGTCACCGTGTTCCAGGGGCAGGGCGGCACCATCAACGACATCCTCGACCAAACCGCGCAGCTCACCTCGCAGCTCGGTGAGCGGGACCGGGCGATCGGCGAGGTCGTCAAAAACCTGAACATCGTGCTGGACACCACGGTCCGGCACCGCAAGGACTTCGATCAGACCATCAACAACCTCGAGGTGCTGATCACCGGGCTGAAGGACCACGGCGATCAGCTGGCCGGCGGGACCGCACACATCAGCAACGCCGCCGGAACGGTGGCCGACCTGCTGGGTGAGGACCGTTCCCTGCTGCACAAGACCCTCAACTACCTCGACGCGGTCCAGCAGCCGCTCATCGATCAGCGCCAACAGCTGACCGACTACCTGCACAAGGTGCCGACCGCGCTGAACATGATCGGGCGCGGCATCGGGTCCTACGGGGACTTCGTCAACTTCTACGCCTGCGACGTCACGCTCAAGATCAACGGGCTGCAGTCCGGCGGCCCGGTCCGCACGGTCCGGCTGTTCCAGCAGCCGACGGGCAGGTGCACGCCGCAATGA
- a CDS encoding MCE family protein, producing the protein MSSPVQINPSRNPPYKVAGIAMLVVAAVILVLVYGQFRGNFTPKAKLTMVASRAGLVMDPGSKVTYNGVEIGRVATISETVRDGRPAAKFSLDVYPRYLQLIPANVNADIKATTVFGGKYVSLTTPKNPSPQRITPQTVIDARSVTTEINTLFQTITSIAEKVDPVKLNLTLSAAAQSLAGLGDRFGQSIVNANAVLDDVNPQMPQARHDIRQLAGLGDTYANASPDLFDFLNNAVTTSRTLNQQQKDLDRALLSAAGFGNTGADIFGRGGPYLARGAKDLVPTAQLLDTYSPELFCTVRNYHDIEPKAASFLGGNGYSLNSHTQALSGAGLLLNPLSFVALNALTMGLGGLAGVVGGAPNPYIYPENLPRVNARGGPGGAPGCWQTITHDLWPAPELVMDSGNSIAPYNHLDTGSPYAIEYVWGRQVGDNTINP; encoded by the coding sequence ATGTCGTCGCCCGTGCAGATCAACCCCTCGCGAAACCCGCCGTACAAGGTGGCCGGGATCGCGATGCTGGTGGTCGCCGCGGTGATCCTGGTGCTGGTCTACGGGCAGTTCAGGGGGAACTTCACCCCCAAGGCGAAGTTGACGATGGTGGCGTCGCGGGCCGGGCTGGTGATGGACCCGGGCTCGAAGGTCACCTACAACGGGGTGGAGATCGGCCGGGTGGCCACCATCTCGGAGACCGTGCGTGACGGCAGGCCGGCGGCCAAGTTCAGCCTGGACGTCTACCCGCGCTACCTCCAGCTGATCCCGGCCAACGTGAACGCCGACATCAAGGCGACCACGGTGTTCGGCGGCAAGTACGTGTCGTTGACGACACCGAAAAACCCGTCGCCGCAACGGATCACACCGCAGACCGTGATCGACGCCAGGTCGGTGACCACGGAGATCAACACGTTGTTCCAGACCATCACCTCGATCGCGGAGAAGGTGGATCCGGTCAAGCTGAACCTGACGCTGAGCGCCGCCGCGCAATCGCTGGCCGGGTTGGGTGACAGGTTCGGGCAGTCGATCGTCAACGCCAACGCGGTCCTCGACGACGTCAACCCGCAGATGCCGCAGGCCCGGCACGACATCCGGCAGCTGGCGGGCCTGGGCGACACCTACGCCAACGCCTCGCCGGACCTGTTCGACTTCCTCAACAACGCGGTGACCACGTCGCGCACGCTCAATCAGCAGCAAAAGGACCTGGACCGGGCGTTGTTGTCGGCGGCCGGGTTCGGCAACACCGGCGCGGACATTTTCGGCCGCGGCGGGCCGTACCTGGCGCGCGGAGCGAAGGACCTGGTGCCGACGGCCCAGCTGCTGGACACCTACAGCCCGGAGCTGTTCTGCACCGTGCGCAACTATCACGACATCGAACCCAAGGCCGCCAGCTTCCTCGGCGGCAACGGCTACTCGCTGAACAGCCATACCCAGGCGTTGTCGGGCGCGGGACTGCTGCTGAACCCGCTGTCGTTCGTGGCCCTCAACGCGCTCACGATGGGACTCGGCGGGCTGGCCGGAGTGGTCGGCGGGGCGCCCAATCCCTATATCTATCCGGAAAACCTGCCCCGGGTGAATGCCCGCGGTGGACCGGGCGGCGCGCCGGGTTGCTGGCAGACCATCACCCACGACCTGTGGCCCGCGCCCGAGTTGGTGATGGACTCCGGCAACAGCATCGCGCCGTACAACCACCTGGACACCGGTTCGCCGTATGCGATCGAGTACGTCTGGGGCCGCCAGGTAGGGGACAACACGATCAACCCATGA
- a CDS encoding MlaE family ABC transporter permease produces the protein MSTAAVLRARFPRAAENLDRYGGAAGRGLDDIGRMAWFGGVCLANIPHALRNYRKETLRLIAQIGMGTGAMAVVGGTVAIVGFVTLSGSSLVAIQGFASLGNIGVEAFTGFFAALINVRIAAPVVTGISMAATVGAGATAELGAMRISEEIDALEVMGVKSISFLGTTRIMAGLVVIIPLYALAMIMSFLSPQITTTVLYGQSNGTYEHYFRTFLRPDDVFWSFVEAIIITAVVMITHCYYGYNAGGGPVGVGEAVGRSMRFSLVSVQVVVLAAALALYGVNPNFALTV, from the coding sequence ATGTCGACCGCCGCCGTGCTGCGCGCCCGCTTCCCGCGGGCCGCCGAGAACCTCGATCGCTACGGCGGCGCCGCCGGCCGCGGGCTCGACGACATCGGCCGGATGGCCTGGTTCGGCGGGGTGTGCCTCGCGAATATCCCGCACGCCCTGCGCAACTACCGCAAGGAGACGCTGCGGCTGATCGCCCAGATCGGCATGGGCACCGGCGCCATGGCCGTCGTGGGCGGCACCGTCGCGATCGTCGGTTTCGTGACGCTGTCCGGTAGCTCCCTGGTCGCCATCCAGGGGTTCGCGTCCCTGGGCAACATCGGGGTGGAGGCGTTCACCGGCTTCTTCGCCGCCCTGATCAACGTCCGCATCGCCGCCCCCGTCGTGACGGGCATCTCGATGGCGGCCACGGTCGGCGCCGGCGCCACCGCGGAGCTGGGGGCCATGCGGATCAGCGAGGAGATCGACGCCCTGGAGGTGATGGGGGTCAAGTCGATCTCGTTCTTGGGGACCACCCGGATCATGGCCGGGCTGGTGGTGATCATCCCGCTCTACGCGCTGGCGATGATCATGTCGTTCCTGTCGCCACAGATCACCACGACGGTGCTCTACGGGCAGTCGAACGGCACCTACGAGCACTACTTCCGGACGTTCCTGCGCCCGGACGACGTGTTCTGGTCGTTCGTGGAGGCCATCATCATCACGGCGGTCGTGATGATCACCCACTGCTACTACGGGTACAACGCGGGCGGCGGGCCGGTCGGCGTCGGCGAGGCCGTCGGCCGCTCGATGCGCTTCTCGCTGGTGTCGGTGCAGGTGGTCGTGTTGGCCGCCGCGCTGGCGCTCTACGGTGTCAACCCCAACTTCGCGCTCACGGTGTAG
- a CDS encoding MlaE family ABC transporter permease, translated as MCVLTGKALFRWPFQWREFILQCWFIMRVAFLPTIMVSIPLTVLLIFTLNVLLAQFGAADLSGAGAAIGAVTQLGPLTTVLVVAGAGSTAICADLGARTIREEIDAMEVLGIDPIHRLVVPRVIAATLVATLLNGLVITVGLVGGYLFGVYLQNVSGGAYLATLTTITGLPEVVIATVKAAVFGLIAGLVGCFRGLTVRGGSKGLGTAVNETVVLCVVALYAVNVVLTTIGVRFGTGH; from the coding sequence ATGTGCGTGCTGACCGGAAAAGCCCTCTTCCGCTGGCCATTCCAGTGGCGCGAGTTCATCCTGCAGTGCTGGTTCATCATGCGGGTGGCGTTCCTGCCGACCATCATGGTCTCGATCCCGCTGACCGTCCTGCTCATCTTCACCCTCAACGTCCTGCTGGCCCAGTTCGGCGCCGCCGACCTGTCCGGCGCGGGCGCGGCGATCGGCGCGGTCACCCAGCTGGGCCCGTTGACCACCGTGCTGGTGGTCGCCGGCGCGGGTTCGACGGCGATCTGCGCGGACCTGGGTGCCCGCACCATCCGCGAGGAGATCGACGCGATGGAGGTGCTCGGCATCGACCCCATCCACCGGCTGGTGGTGCCGCGGGTGATCGCCGCGACCCTGGTCGCCACCCTGCTCAACGGCCTGGTGATCACCGTCGGGCTGGTCGGCGGCTACCTGTTCGGGGTGTACCTGCAGAACGTGTCGGGCGGCGCCTACCTCGCGACCCTGACCACCATCACCGGGCTGCCCGAGGTGGTCATCGCGACGGTCAAGGCCGCGGTGTTCGGCCTGATCGCCGGGCTGGTCGGCTGTTTCCGCGGGCTGACCGTGCGCGGCGGCTCCAAGGGGCTGGGCACCGCCGTCAACGAGACCGTCGTGCTGTGCGTGGTCGCGCTGTACGCGGTCAACGTGGTGCTGACCACGATCGGTGTGCGATTCGGGACGGGGCACTGA
- the fadD5 gene encoding fatty-acid--CoA ligase FadD5 has product MTAQLASHLTQAQKLAQEQPYLARRQNWVNQLERHALMQPNATALRFLGRTVTWGGLRRRVTALADALSRRGVGFGDRVMILMLNRTEFVESVLAVNSLGAIAVPLNFRLTPAEIVFLVEDCEARVMITEAVLAPVATGVRDIRPSLDTVVAAGGSTGDGVLGYEDLVNEPGEAHEPRDIPNDSPALIMYTSGTTGRPKGAVLTHANLTGQAMTGLYTNGADINGDVGFVGVPFFHIAGIGNLLTGMLLGTPTVIYPLGAFDPGQLLDVLAAERVTGIFLVPAQWQAVCAEQRARPRDLRLRVMSWGAAPAPDALLREMSATFPGTQILAAFGQTEMSPVTCMLLGEDAIRKRGSVGKVIPTVAARVVDENMNDVPVGEVGEIVYRAPTLMSGYWNNPEATAEAFAGGWFHSGDLVRMDGDGYVWVVDRKKDMIISGGENIYCAEVENVLAGHPGIAEVAVIGRAHEKWGEVPIAVAAVARDPLRLEDLHEFLAERLARYKHPKALEIVDALPRNPAGKVLKTELRVRYGAAYTTESRSTANDSTTRGEG; this is encoded by the coding sequence TTGACCGCGCAATTGGCCAGCCATCTGACACAGGCCCAGAAACTAGCCCAAGAGCAGCCGTATCTGGCTCGGCGGCAGAACTGGGTGAACCAACTCGAGCGCCACGCGCTGATGCAGCCGAACGCGACGGCGCTGCGGTTCCTGGGCAGGACGGTGACGTGGGGTGGGTTGCGCCGCCGGGTCACGGCGCTGGCCGACGCGTTGAGCCGCCGGGGAGTCGGCTTCGGCGACCGGGTCATGATCCTCATGCTCAACCGCACCGAATTCGTCGAGTCGGTGCTGGCCGTCAACTCCCTCGGGGCCATCGCCGTCCCGCTGAACTTCCGGCTCACGCCGGCCGAAATCGTGTTCCTGGTGGAGGACTGCGAGGCGCGCGTGATGATCACCGAGGCGGTGCTCGCCCCGGTGGCCACCGGGGTCCGTGACATCCGGCCGTCGCTGGACACGGTCGTCGCGGCCGGCGGCTCGACCGGCGACGGCGTGTTGGGCTACGAAGACCTCGTCAACGAGCCGGGCGAGGCTCACGAACCCAGGGACATCCCGAACGATTCGCCGGCGCTGATCATGTACACCTCGGGCACCACCGGTCGCCCGAAGGGCGCGGTGCTCACCCACGCCAACCTGACCGGCCAGGCGATGACCGGGCTCTACACCAACGGCGCCGACATCAACGGCGACGTCGGCTTCGTCGGTGTCCCGTTTTTCCACATCGCCGGCATCGGCAACCTGCTGACCGGCATGCTGCTCGGCACCCCCACGGTGATCTATCCGCTGGGCGCGTTCGATCCCGGGCAGCTGCTCGACGTGTTGGCGGCCGAGAGGGTCACCGGCATCTTCCTGGTCCCCGCGCAGTGGCAGGCGGTGTGCGCCGAGCAGCGGGCGCGGCCGCGCGACCTGAGGCTGCGGGTGATGTCGTGGGGGGCCGCCCCGGCGCCGGACGCGCTGCTGCGGGAGATGTCGGCGACGTTCCCCGGAACCCAGATACTGGCCGCGTTCGGCCAGACCGAGATGTCGCCGGTCACGTGCATGCTGCTGGGCGAGGACGCGATCCGCAAACGCGGGTCGGTCGGCAAGGTGATCCCCACGGTGGCCGCCCGCGTGGTCGACGAGAACATGAACGACGTGCCCGTCGGCGAGGTGGGCGAAATCGTCTACCGGGCACCAACATTGATGAGCGGCTACTGGAACAACCCGGAGGCCACGGCGGAGGCGTTCGCGGGCGGTTGGTTCCATTCCGGGGACCTCGTCCGGATGGACGGGGACGGCTACGTGTGGGTGGTGGACCGCAAGAAGGACATGATCATCTCCGGCGGCGAGAACATCTACTGCGCGGAGGTGGAGAACGTGCTCGCCGGCCATCCCGGCATCGCCGAGGTCGCCGTCATCGGCCGGGCCCACGAGAAATGGGGCGAGGTGCCGATCGCCGTCGCCGCCGTCGCGCGCGACCCGCTGCGGCTCGAGGACCTCCACGAGTTCCTGGCCGAGCGGCTGGCGCGCTACAAGCATCCCAAGGCGCTCGAGATCGTCGACGCGCTGCCCCGCAACCCCGCCGGCAAGGTGCTCAAGACTGAGCTACGGGTGCGCTACGGCGCCGCCTACACGACCGAAAGTCGTTCCACCGCAAACGATTCAACGACCAGAGGGGAAGGATGA
- a CDS encoding GntR family transcriptional regulator → MNAPTSMQPRTRRPLRRAQLSDGVAGHLRAAIMSGTLRPGTFIRLDETAAELGVSVTPVREALLKLRGEGMVQLEPHRGHVVSPLTRQDIQDIFWLQATIARELAAAATDHITDAGIDELERINDALAAAVGSSDAETIAGIEFAFHRVFNQASGRIKLAWFLLNAARYMPVLVYAADPEWGVAAVGNHRELVAALRRRDAAAVIECTVWQFTDAANRLTETLDRTGVFG, encoded by the coding sequence GTGAACGCACCGACATCCATGCAACCGAGGACCCGGCGGCCACTGCGCCGCGCGCAGTTGTCCGACGGGGTCGCGGGCCACCTGCGGGCGGCGATCATGTCCGGGACGCTGCGCCCGGGAACGTTCATCCGCCTCGACGAGACCGCGGCCGAACTCGGGGTCAGCGTCACGCCGGTGCGCGAGGCGCTGCTGAAGCTGCGCGGCGAGGGCATGGTGCAGCTCGAGCCGCACCGCGGTCACGTCGTGTCGCCGCTGACCCGGCAGGACATCCAGGACATCTTCTGGCTGCAGGCCACGATCGCCAGGGAGCTGGCCGCCGCGGCCACCGACCACATCACCGACGCCGGGATCGACGAGCTGGAACGCATCAACGACGCGCTGGCGGCGGCCGTCGGATCCAGCGACGCCGAGACCATCGCGGGCATCGAGTTCGCCTTTCATCGCGTCTTCAACCAGGCCAGCGGCCGGATCAAGCTGGCGTGGTTTTTGCTGAACGCCGCGCGCTACATGCCGGTGCTGGTGTACGCGGCCGATCCCGAATGGGGCGTGGCCGCGGTCGGGAACCACCGGGAGCTGGTGGCCGCCCTGCGCCGGCGCGACGCCGCCGCCGTCATCGAGTGCACGGTCTGGCAGTTCACCGACGCGGCGAACCGGCTGACCGAGACGCTCGACCGCACCGGCGTCTTCGGCTGA
- a CDS encoding SRPBCC family protein, which yields MPVLSKTVEIGADAASIMAIVADFERYPEWNEGIKGLWVLARYDDGRPSQVRLDTEVQGVQSTLIQAVYYPGENQIQTALQQGDLFTKQEQLFSVVATGASSLLTVDVDVETSMPVPAPLVKQLLNNVLDRLAENLKQRAEQLNGND from the coding sequence ATGCCAGTTTTGAGCAAGACCGTGGAGATCGGCGCCGACGCCGCGTCGATCATGGCCATCGTCGCCGATTTCGAGCGCTACCCGGAGTGGAACGAGGGGATCAAGGGCCTGTGGGTGCTCGCCCGCTACGACGACGGGCGCCCCAGCCAGGTGCGCCTCGACACCGAGGTCCAGGGCGTCCAGAGCACCCTCATCCAGGCGGTCTACTACCCGGGGGAAAACCAGATCCAGACCGCCCTGCAGCAGGGCGACCTGTTCACCAAGCAGGAGCAGCTGTTCAGCGTGGTGGCGACCGGCGCGTCGAGCCTGCTGACGGTGGACGTGGACGTCGAGACGTCGATGCCGGTGCCCGCGCCGCTGGTGAAGCAGCTTCTCAACAACGTGCTCGACCGCCTCGCCGAAAACCTCAAGCAGCGCGCCGAGCAGCTGAACGGCAACGACTAA
- a CDS encoding acyl-CoA thioesterase, with translation MSSVPVVPPAPNELTSKDFPVLWPVGTRWADNDMFGHLNNAVYYQLFDTAINAWINTSTGLDPLTTPSPGIVAESGCRYFSELRFPEALVVGLAVTRLGNSSVTYRLGVFQCGEGDEEHPARPITALGHWVHVYVDRTSRKPVPIPAAIRSLLSTARVGQ, from the coding sequence ATGAGTTCTGTGCCGGTAGTTCCGCCCGCGCCGAACGAGCTGACCAGCAAAGACTTTCCGGTGCTGTGGCCGGTCGGCACCCGATGGGCGGACAACGACATGTTCGGTCACCTCAACAACGCCGTGTACTACCAGCTGTTCGACACCGCGATCAACGCCTGGATCAACACGAGCACAGGCCTCGACCCGCTCACCACGCCGTCGCCGGGCATCGTCGCCGAGTCCGGCTGCCGCTACTTCTCCGAACTGCGTTTCCCCGAAGCGCTCGTCGTCGGCCTGGCGGTGACCCGGCTGGGGAACAGCAGCGTCACCTACCGGCTCGGCGTGTTCCAGTGCGGAGAGGGCGACGAGGAACACCCGGCGCGGCCCATCACCGCGCTGGGACACTGGGTGCACGTCTACGTCGATCGGACCAGCCGCAAGCCCGTCCCGATTCCCGCCGCCATCCGTTCCCTGCTGTCGACGGCCCGCGTGGGCCAGTAG